The Solibacillus sp. FSL R7-0682 genome includes a window with the following:
- a CDS encoding YvrJ family protein, which produces MEQWITLIQEVSFPIFISFYLLYRIEKKLEAIHTALVSLKIPT; this is translated from the coding sequence ATGGAGCAATGGATTACGTTAATTCAAGAGGTAAGCTTTCCAATCTTTATTTCATTTTATTTGCTATATCGAATTGAAAAGAAACTCGAAGCAATTCATACGGCTCTCGTTTCGTTGAAAATTCCA